TTGGATATCAGCTACAGACGACAAAGTCATAAGGTACTATCGATAGCAAGTATCGATTTTGTAAAGGAGATGTTGACTCATTTGTCATTTGagatattgaaataaatattttgttttagcaAACAGTAGACAACAATGTCgttcaaatgataaaaaaaaaatagacgtcATATTTCATAGTTTTTATCTttgcttttaaaatattagttTGTTGTGACGTAAGTTACTTTGCCTGCCATAACTCACCGGAGAAGTtggaaataaaagtttttggtTCACCCATACATATTCATtgttctatatatttttattgagAAAATCGCAAATGTAGGGAGCGACCAATTCTGGGTGAGTTAAATGGATGTGGTGCTTACCATCCATCTCAATCAACTGGAAATCTTTACTGGCGTTGCGATAGATCTCGATGAATTCTTGGTGCAATTGCACCGGTTCGGATGAGACAGAAGTAATCGAATTTCTTGCGCGTATCAGCAGAAATGGGCATAAAATACCACGAGCTATTTCTCTGAGCTTTTCAGTGGTAAAATCATTGAAAAGGAACGGGCGGATGATGGTGCGCAAGTCTCGTGTATATTCATACTCATCATCGCCTTTCTTTCGCAAACTACGGGCAAGCAGGATGTCGGCGTGCTTGGCTTCAACCGATCCAGAGTAGTTTCTGATGAGTTTCTCACGCGCTTGATTATATGTTGTGATGGAAGATGTCCGTGGGACTTGCTCCATTTTTTTGGCCATGCTTTGAAAATCTGTTAAAACGCTTTTCATCTCATTGCTAAAGTTGTCTGGATCGGAAGATCGGAGCTTGAGAGCATCCAAACTGATGAGCTTAAGGATTTTGTCGGAAAATATCGAAGCAACGAATGTGGCAATTTGGCCTCCCATGCTAACAAACCcaacacaattatttttaaaaaatatgtgtgtgtaaaagaTTTGAAAGGAAATTACCTGTGGCCCATGAGAGTAACCTTTTCCCACCGAAAAAAGTCAATTACCATTTTGACATGATAAATATGGTCATACAGAGACAAAAACATTCCTGGTGGGTAGTGGGAGGAAAAGCCATGCCCTAAAGAGAGTGCAAGCAGTTGCATAAGTATGTTTACGACACAGTGAGATATGTATAAGCAAATTATTACCACAGAACTCAAGACACACTAGACGAGTATTTAAAGGGAGAAGAGGAGCAATGGTGTCAAAAGATCCTGCATTATCCTGCCATCCGTGGAGGGCCAATATTGGTAAACCATCCTCTGGGCCCCATACCTTAGCtatattaaaatttatgaCTTATTGGCTGGCAACACAAATAATTTAGTGAAACCATTTTACCGGCAAGGTAGCCCCATGAAACTGGAATTTGTAATTCTTCTTTGAATTGCAggtgtttgattttgtttgactCCATGGACACAATTTTGTAGCACTcaatttatgtaaaaaaaagaaggaaattttaTATCACTATTATAGTTTAACTGATATAATTAAATGTCATTATCACAGATTTGCACACTGTTCCTGTTATGATTCGTCTGCTAAATTGACAACACTCGCTTTTCGCCGACGtctgatttattatttacgcATTGAATGAATTCTGTGATTCTCGATTCTTCACTTATTtgtaattacaataaaaaattaacatgtAAAACGGAATGCCAGCCGTAGGATAtaaagaaactaaaataagAACGGAAGATAGAAAGACATGCTGTTTAGCAGACGTCAAATTAATGgagggaaatttgatttttgaatatgACACATTGTGAAGTCCTATGGAAGTCATCGAGAATTTCAACAACTGCAGatgttaaatttttacaagttttattatgaaatcaaaaaattaatggaagacataaaaaaaaacacacaaaattctCATTTATTCTCTTATCATGCGATACGCAAACACAGCAAATGGCAAATGGTATCACAGCCTTTCTAGAAACACGAGatgtttatttcaattattctGTTCCGCGAGGTTTGGGCCTTTGGGGAAGGAGGACATTTCTGTCTGAGTAGATTTGTCCAACTGGATTGGGCTTGGGGGTTCATCAAAGTCAACCtatgaaatgttattttataaaaatttctgTACCATTCTAATCATGTATGTACAGACCTGCGTCCCGTTATCGGCCATTGACGTCGAGATTAAAGAATAAGTAAGATTGGGACCAGTATTCAACGGAACTTCATCttcgaaatataaaaataagcgGGTTAGTTAGTAATAGTAACATCTTTGAAATTTACACTCACCTTCCATATCcattatttctgttttgacTATAATACGGTTGTCGTCATCTATTGCACATTGAACCGCAGTACTTGGATTTTCGGAAAAGGTAGCATCACGTAATAATTCAGGACTGACAATAGTCACCATAGGTCTCTTTGCTGTAAAGGTTATTAGTTTTTTATCTACTATATGTAACTTGGTAACAAAGTTTTGCAAAAGGATTACCATCAACAAAACAGCCAGTCACTCCGTCTGTTGTATTCGGATCAGGCGGATGTATTGCGGCTTGAACATCAAGTGGATCGTTTTCTGTGGAAGTCATGCTAAGATCGCAACTTATCTCCTGTCCCTCCTCATCTttaaagggaaacaaaacattttcatcaaTTAGTTAATGAACTACTATTTCTGCAGAGGATGGAGGCACATGGTGTAGCATTTTCCTAGTGCACCGCTGCTACGTACGCgttattatttccccccccccccgaattacacaaaaatgtaTCAGTAATGAGTCTCAAGGCCCTGTGATATGTGAAACAAAAGTACTGTAATTCTTTTGCTATAGCGATTGGGTTTTTGACAAAAGTTAGATAGATGTAATGTAACGTATTTGTGTGTTCTGACTGCAATGATGTGATGTTCTGTATCATAAAAACTTTGCAACAATCCTCTATCCTCATGGAAGAATCTTATTATGATACCTTTAATAATGTAATTGTTGAAAGGTAAGGAAAATAATACCTGTATGGGTTGAAACAAAATGGTTATCTTGTTCAAGGGACCCCAAATTTTGAGTTGGAACCCAATCCACATCTTCAGTTAAATACAAATATGCTGGTTTCCCTATAAACAGAACTTACTAATTAACGAAATAACTATTAGCTAAACATTGTAATACCTGATACAAAATGGTCAGAACACACAAAATACTGCCCATTACATCTACctaaatttccttttgtcaGTTGCAACCAAAgatttctccttctttcaATGAGATGTTTGTCACTGATAGCCTTATTGTGAAATTCGGTGAAACCAGGAAATCTATAAAAACTGcgcttattatttttgttccaccTTGTGAAACAAATGCAACACTTCCTAGACATATCGAAATAGAGCACGTTTGACGTAAAGCCTAAACAGTATCCTAGTCAACACACAACAATTTCTCTAGCAGACGACAGTAAAACACAGAAATTCAACCAATCACAATCTCTGTCAAGCTTAAGTTTGACAATTGGTTAATCAAAAGTAGTTAACATATATGTTATCAAAATGTAGCTACCATTGTAATAGTGTGAATGTACGTTAGCATATTGagtgtttcttgttttgttagTGACCAACAGATCCAAATTCTTTGATGGTATCCAATCAATATCGTTTGCATTGGAAAAGTAAGCTGGTTTACCTAGAATACATGATgttaaataaaagttttcagTGTTTTTATACAACTGAAGTTTACCTGATTGGAAGTGGTCAGAACAAACACAAGTCAGTCCAATAGGGACATTATCATAATTAGTTCCAACAACTTCTTTCCATGCAACAAGCCTCCTTTCCAACAGATCCTTATCAAATGGCACTAACTTTTTGATATTCGGgtttggaaaattaaaaaaactacgGGAATTTCTATCCTTCCTATAATAATCTGAAGAAATACCACAAATACAACACACTCTTAACTTTGGCATTTCTTGTATGTTGTTCGAAACCGTGTAATCCAACATATGACAGAAAACTTACGAAAAATGTGATAGTCGCCTGCTACCGTTGAAAAGCCTAGCTAGCAACCACATCGGGCGAGCCAAATAAAAAGCGGCTGTTCACGGCACCCCTTCACACTGCAACGCGCCGCTAGGGGGTCGGCTTGACCCATACCAGCCCATACTTATGGATACTTATAACGTCTAtataataaaatgtaattttgcTAACCTTCAAAAGAGCCACCAGTTAATACTTCTTCCTTGATTGTTATGTAGTTGTCCTCTACTGTTGCATCAGCAGTTGAGGTGAAAGAATATGCGGTAGCATTCTGAGATTCTTCatcttaaaaatattgaatgagACATATGTATATGTTGTTAAATTTAAGTACTTCACATTTTAGTGATGGTTGTTATTACCTCTTTCTTTATTGGTAAAGTTGTTCTCTCCATTCATGAACAGCGATGGGACCCAATCTATATTACTCTCATCTCTGTACACGGCTGGTTTTCCTGTAGCAATAATTTTTGTACTGCAACAAGAAAACTGTAactaaaatattatttaccACTATGAAAATGTAGAGAACACACTGCAGTGAAGACTCTCACAACAAAGTTCTCCCGATTAATTGCTTTTATCCAAGCAGCTCTTCGTTTCTTGATGATGACACTTTTTTCATGATGAATCTTGAACATtaaattctgttttgttctggAACTAACTTGTGGGAATCTGTAAAATGAACGTGTTTTATCCGTTCCTGCCGAACTAGTACATCCAGTTACACAACACTTTCGATATTTAggcattctttttcattcagaAACACAAAGGTGTGCAATGAAAAAACTTGGATTCGGTCATcgtatttgttgttgtttacatTTGCTTTTTCCTTCTGAGATCTTTCAGCCCTCTATTGAGAACCTCGCGCAACCAACATCGCCATCtgttgaatagaaaaaaaaaccgacacTCCTTCCTGCAGGAAGAATGTTTGAAGCACCGTCCGTAATCCGCAACATAAAAACCTTTTGGAAAACTTCCGGGTTATAACAGAATCGCTAAGGGAACCAGTTCGGATGACTAAACTAATGCTGCTTTAGGAGAATAGACAGAAAGAAACCGTCCAATAGCTCGAAATCAGTCCTACACTATAATATGAGAACGAACCAGTAGAAAAGTTTTCAGTTCCGGCATATGGTCCGCCATGGAATATTATTAATCAAGTCCATTGGGAGGCGGAAGCAACCAACGTGTTATGTATAttcaaattctaaatttaTCGATTTTTAGATCGATACACCACTGTAATATGAGCCATCAGTCTGAGATACGGAAGCAAATcttcatttttgattgaaatgaacGATACGCTGTGGTTTGTTCACCTAGGTTAAGGGGCTATAACAAATACAAATGGCTTCAATTACCAAAAGGATCAATAAATGGACCAAGATCGATCGGAGAATTTGGCGTGACAAATTCGATTGGATAAGGTGGAATTTGTGATTTCTGGTGCTCCTAATAGATGCTGCGGAATTTGAACTATTAGTCTTTCAACTGAATTCGAGAGACGGTGATGGTGCCGGTGGTTGACATCATTTTGACGGTCAAGTccccttcattttcttcctggTCATTTTCCGTCTGGGGCAGCTGTGATTGAATCTGTTGCGACGTCGGCGACAATTGATTTTGCACAGCAGATGAAGTGCTGAGACCTTTTGCAGATTCCGTCTTATTCGTGCCTAAGTGGAAGAACATGGCAATCGAAtagagtttgaattttaatgatagtAGTAAgtaatttttgtcattttgtgCTTCGATCACTTCTTAGTTAGGAAAGACGAGCTTGACTCTGGAAAACGAAACTACACGTGCCATTATTAAGTAAATACTGACCATTATTGGAAGATTGATTGTtgctgtttttcttatttcggaACGAGAGTTTCGTCGTTGGCATAGTCAGAGCCTGAGAAAgttaaaccaaaattaatGTGATAATTGAATTGTGTGGTGTATGCTGGTATTTACTTGTCGGACGTTGCGCTCCGGatggaagatgatgatgtaaaGTTTTGGAGAGAAGAGGCAGGCCAGCGTGACGGTGGCACTCAGACTGATGGTGACGCTCATGCTGGTGATCCTCAGCGGCAGATGACTGGCCGTACTGTCAACCGCCGGACGCAAGGAaacggaacaaaaaaagaataaagatacGGCCGTCATTTATACAAGTTGAGATGAACCAACCTAAAGTAGATGGGCACAAAGGCCAGCCAGATGACGCAAGTTGTGTACATGGTGAATCCAATGTACTTGGACTCGTTGAAAGCGGCGGGAATTTTGCGCGTGACCACCGCGTAGACGGTGCAGAGGAGAATCAACAGGATCGGATAAGCGAACGCCTTTCAttcacacaagaaaaaacaaaacaaaattgaggTGAAATGAGTTGGGCAATTGATTGCACGGGCGTCTTTCACCATCATGTAGGAGGCGTCTGTGAATGAGGAACAGACGAGGAGATTGTCTTCACGTGTCGGGTGAACGTGTTTGGCCACCGACGGAGAGACCCACAGCAACGCCAGCAAAATCAGACCTACGTGCAAACAAGAGAGAAGCGTTTACTCTCAAATAGAAATCATCATTGTCAGTTTAATTAGTGTGGAGCAATTAAATGCCTCATTGCTCAAATGGTTTAGACGTTCCGCATCCGCAGTGTCTAATTTGATATGCCTTGCAACCATCCGGACGCAATCAGGACATGCCATTAAGTTCCATTATGTACAAAGTAAAGTCTAAAGTTTGCTGCTGTTATGCCGAACATCTGGCCCATCAAAATCTCATCCGTTACAAGAACAAAACCCCACGCCTGAGATCAACTTTGTGGAAATTAATTAGAAGTTGTAAGCAAATAACAATTCTACCACACTTCTCTATTCTTTGCTTTTAAAACCTTTCGAGCTTCGTTAACAACACACAGTTATGAATTGAAAGCAGAGTAATTGTTGCCGATATACAACTTGGAAATTTCGGCTAAGACCAAGATCACGATCACGCGGTCTGAATCACAAGATTAAGGTAAGCATTTATTCCTGCTGAGCTGAATTTCATTGAATCTGAAATTGAAACTGGCGTCCGTTATAAGTAAAACGTACATTGGTTCTGGGGTGCACCCTGAGTCCAGTGACCATTAACACAACTATACTATGAATGAATTTGTGTGACATCATTGAGACTCAATAGTCGTCGTTGTATCTTCCATTACATAATGCCCTATCCAATTTGTACTCTGTTTTTGGTTTCACCAAGGAAAACCCGGACATTTTGAAACACAGaaagcattttcttttccggcAATTGATCACAACCAATACAATCAAATCAGAAATGACTCAacttggaaatgaaaaaaatcgtaCCTTGAATGGCGACCAGACCGCCGCAAATGGCCAGCTGCGATTTGGGTGAGATGAGTCCCGGTCGTCCGGCCGATTTCTTGCCGCCGCGGAAGATGCGGGCGATCCGGTTGGTTTTGGTGAAAAGGGCGGCGTAGACGACGCTGAAGCAGAGGCCGATTGCCGTCTGCTGGACTCCGCACACGACGTCCGTCGGTCGCAAAACGAACAGGAACGAGACCATGTAACAGAGGAGGATCCCACTCAGCAGAACGTAACTCAACTCCCGTCCGGACGCTCGCACCACCGGCGTGTCATTGTGACGCAGAAACACGCCCAAAAcctatttcaattgatttcattattatttcgtcttttctaattcaattcatttaaataatgaaatttgtgTACCGTGAAGGTGAGGGCGATTCCCACGGCAGAAAAGGACATGGCCCCAATCGCCCATCCGGAATCGGGTCGCAAGTAGACTTCCGGAATGGTCAGACATTGACTCCGCTCGACGTTGGGTAAAGTTCCGAGTGGACAAGCGAAACATTGAGTCTCGTCATCCGGATTCCGGATCTGTTTAGGCaaaaaaacacggaaaaacaaaaataagaaaattgttgtAGAAAGTCTCTTGCAGATGGCGCAGTggttcccttttttgtgtttatttaaaaTCCATCGATCCGCATATGGATTAAATAACAACAAGTCCAACGGGTCGGTCCGTTTGATGGTTGAAACTGAAAAGTTTTGGagcttttatctttttctgcTGGCCATGAACGACCAACAGGGAACATTGATTTCATGTCCCTTTCCCTCTTACTTTgactctccctctctctctacataaATGTATGCAACGTCTGATGGGAATTCAATCCCTTCGCTGGCGGCACATTCCCTACGTTCTCTCCCGTGCGTGTCGTCAGCCGCCAAACGACCAGTGGATAGGTCCACCCCATCTTCTTATATACAGCAGCATGCCGTTCGGCAGTAGTACACAGGGGTAGATATTATGCAGTACGTGTACATCCATATGACACATACAGACAAACATGGAGCTTAGAGTGTATACCTGATAGAGGACGCATTCGACGCACGTCCAGCAGCATCCTTCGCCTTCCACGTACTTTTTGGCCTGCGACGCGTTGCACGGATGACTGCAAATGGATTCCGGCGGCGTCGCCTGATCCCCCCGGAATCGaagctcctctttttttccgagggtcagagaataaaaaaaaatggaagaaaatgaacaacCGGTGAATCCTTAAGGAATTGTAAGTCTTTCGACAAAAGTTTAACGTCTAGGAACAGCGGTAAATCTCATGCGCCAGTGCATACGTATGGGTTGCTAGCAAAgaacgaagaaaaagtaattttctCTAGTAGTTGTATGTACatgtttaattaaatgaaGGATTTGGATGATAAGTTATTGAATGTAACATTCATGGTAATTCCCAACTCCCATTCCCCGCACCCCTCTACAGTTTGTTTAATAATATTcctcttttatatttcttcttctaataCCGCAGAGATCTAAGTCGATCTCGTCGATGGTCTGACGACGCCAGTCAAGATAAAGATATTACAGTGCTTGTTACGCAGGATATTTTAGCAGGAGATTCATAAATACCGTTGGTATCGAGTTTTAGTTGTCCCGAGTGGTACTCGCCAATCCGCTGCCATCGGTATCGACCGGGTGAGACTTGCTTGAAATGAATCAGGTCGTAACGGGCCGGGCCGTCGCCGTACTCGTCAAACTGGAAGCGGTCGCCACTTAATCCTGGACGTGGGGGGATGGACGTATTAGTTATGCGCTCATTATAACATCGACATAGTCCGTCACAAAGGGCCATTCACAGTTTTATTCTTCCAAAAAGAATAATGCGGCATTCAAAACTTGACGCACAACAAAATGACATACTATTGCACTCGAAACTCACCCGTGAACTCGACCCGTCTCAGATATTTGAGCAGTTCGCTGCCGTCGATGGGCACCATGTCCTTGCAGAGGCCCCTGCGCCCGTGGCAAACTGTCTGGTGCATATCTCTAAATGATCgggtaagaaataaaataataaaacagatgATCATGAAATCAATTCCCTTCATTTTACTACAGTTATTCTAAGCTAAGATAAAGAATAATGTTggcattcaattttaaatgtgCAACTCGCATGCAGTTTGATTCaggatagaaaagaaagagaaacaatagTTGGAGTGATTCGGTTAGAAGATAAATCTAATGGACAAACTTGAAAGCGTTGGCGAACGCCATGACAGCGTCCGAAACGTATTGCAGTTGCCCTTCAAACTCGGTGCCTTCGGGAGTGAGTTGTTCTTGACCTGTGCACGTCCGATCCCAATCCTGCAGAGAAAGTATACAGATTCGTGTTTAACCTTTCACGCATTAAAGAGTATGTAATATAACAGCGACGAATGTAAGAGTTACAAAAATGTGACCATTATTTACCTGATTGTACGGAGTTGGTGAACTCGACGGGTAACGACATTGGAAATGGTTTTCCCAAAACTCTGTTTGCATAGtttgataaaaaagaacaagcgAACCAATTAGATACTTGTTTTTGTTACTCTGTTCTCCAACCATTGCCAATTACATATTATGTAAAGTTGAACAACATCAAAATGATAGCGATGAAAAAACGGAAGTAATTGGATTCcgaaaagaataacaaacgTTTCGAAAAGTAactaaattttcttgtttgtccGACGTCGATGGAAGAATTCCCCCCGGGAGGAATCCTTATCGTAGCGGGAAAAGCAAAAACAGAAAGATAGAAGAAAATTGGAGCAACTAACCGATGAACCATGGatttcgtttgttgttttgcgGCGTGAGGGAGAGGAAATAATTGTCGAATCCTCTGACGGGATGAGCCTGCGGCAAAAAGGCCAACGTTCCCTCCACCTCGGGCTCGTTGCCTTCGGAGACGAGGAGGCGGCCGGCCCATCCGTCCGAGCCGATCCAATTGAAATTGGCCGTCAGATTGTTGCGCCGGACGGCCCGCATCACTCCCGACACCTCCTGATCCGACCCGAAGATGATGACTCCTTTGGCTTTGGGTTTCGAGTTCAACTTGTGGACGATGCCGTTGTAGGCCGCCTCGCCGGCCACCCCAGAGTCCTTGACCAGCCGCTCCTTGACCGCGATGCAAATGTTGTTCTTGGCCAGCAGCACTTCCAGCTCCTCGAACGCCTgtcaagagaaaacaaataagtcATGTATTGACGTTACGAGCGATGGTGAGTCAACATTGATAGATGGAACTggacagcagaagaagaagagtctgtACAATGGCCCAGGATCGAGTGTTGTTATCCATCAAACCCTCCGGCCTCCTCATGCTCCAGCGAATGATCGactctacacacacatattccATCGTCTATGGAGGACTATGAAAGGACCGTAGTACCCTAACCAGTGGTGTGTGACATTCAGGGccaatcaattcttttttgtcggGCCACGGTGGATGCCTAACAAATATTGACAAACCTTGATCACACGGCCCTATTGATCAGTGGCCACTGGGACAAGTTCGCCACCCGCTTACTATACATAACGCGCTTGTTTAGAGGCTCTCGTGAAGGCGGTTATTCCAAAATGTAATTCTACGACACATAAAACACACCGTGGCTTTCTGAAGTAACGGCTTGGAAAATGCGATACTCGAAAGTTTTAACTGGCTTTAACTAGAGGTTGAGTAAGTAAACTGCCGTGTCTGCTGGCAGTTGATATTTCCCGATTGAGGAGACGGTACAGAATTATCGATCGTCTCAGTCCAGAattttaagggaaaaaaaataaaaattccccccttttctctaCACTCTCTACACTGTACTTTTGCGTGTGGGCGTGTACGTGGGCGTTGTTTCGTTCATAAACCAAAAGCTGCGACATACAAGTCGGTACACAGTAGTTCTAGTCTAGGTAAGTTGAAGTATTTACCTTGATGCCGTAAGTTGATTCCTCGTAGAGGATGGAAATGTAGGACCATTTGAGGAAGCGGATCATCTGGACGATGGCCATCACTTGGTGATGGTCGGATGGAATGGTCCGCGTGAAATATTCAAAGCGCTGCTTGTTGCTCAACTCGGGGCTCgacgagaaaaaggaaacctGATTCGGGAGAgcagaaaatgagaaaatatgTGACTTATTCATTCTGAAGTCCGATCTCCATCGATCCTTACCTGAGGAATTTTGAAGAGTCGCAAAAGATTGGCCACTTGGATGGACGTCACTGAAGATGAAGCGCCAACCACTCCCGAAATAACTTTGTTCCTCACGTCCGGCACCGTTCCATCTATACATTTATAATTGGTATCGTCGATATTACTGATGGAACCTGCGTTAAAAGAGTCCAAGGCAATCAATTAGACAATTAGTACCGTCACGACATGTTATTATGCCTAGAGGATTTTTAAGGTGTACATTTCGAGCCTATTTCCATCTGAATTTACTTTGCGGCCGAGTGATCAAATTCGCAGCAAAATGCGGGCGCACAATAAGTCGTCTGTGTACACAGCTTCGATGCAGTGTAAAGCCTCTACTATGAAATCCTCCATACGAATACGGGCATTAAATCTCGTCGCCCAGAGTGCACCGCACACTTTTTCCGCTATAGTGGCAACTGAGATTAGTCAAACCCCAGG
The sequence above is a segment of the Daphnia pulex isolate KAP4 chromosome 11, ASM2113471v1 genome. Coding sequences within it:
- the LOC124207244 gene encoding probable serine hydrolase isoform X1 produces the protein MESNKIKHLQFKEELQIPVSWGYLAAKVWGPEDGLPILALHGWQDNAGSFDTIAPLLPLNTRLVCLEFCGHGFSSHYPPGMFLSLYDHIYHVKMVIDFFRWEKVTLMGHSMGGQIATFVASIFSDKILKLISLDALKLRSSDPDNFSNEMKSVLTDFQSMAKKMEQVPRTSSITTYNQAREKLIRNYSGSVEAKHADILLARSLRKKGDDEYEYTRDLRTIIRPFLFNDFTTEKLREIARGILCPFLLIRARNSITSVSSEPVQLHQEFIEIYRNASKDFQLIEMDGKHHIHLTHPELVAPYICDFLNKNI
- the LOC124207244 gene encoding uncharacterized protein LOC124207244 isoform X3; the protein is MLDYTVSNNIQEMPKLRVCCICGISSDYYRKDRNSRSFFNFPNPNIKKLVPFDKDLLERRLVAWKEVVGTNYDNVPIGLTCVCSDHFQSGKPAYFSNANDIDWIPSKNLDLLVTNKTRNTQYANVHSHYYNDEEGQEISCDLSMTSTENDPLDVQAAIHPPDPNTTDGVTGCFVDAKRPMVTIVSPELLRDATFSENPSTAVQCAIDDDNRIIVKTEIMDMEDEVPLNTGPNLTYSLISTSMADNGTQVDFDEPPSPIQLDKSTQTEMSSFPKGPNLAEQNN
- the LOC124207244 gene encoding uncharacterized protein LOC124207244 isoform X2, which gives rise to MPKYRKCCVTGCTSSAGTDKTRSFYRFPQVSSRTKQNLMFKIHHEKSVIIKKRRAAWIKAINRENFVVRVFTAVCSLHFHSGKPAVYRDESNIDWVPSLFMNGENNFTNKERDEESQNATAYSFTSTADATVEDNYITIKEEVLTGGSFEDEEGQEISCDLSMTSTENDPLDVQAAIHPPDPNTTDGVTGCFVDAKRPMVTIVSPELLRDATFSENPSTAVQCAIDDDNRIIVKTEIMDMEDEVPLNTGPNLTYSLISTSMADNGTQVDFDEPPSPIQLDKSTQTEMSSFPKGPNLAEQNN
- the LOC124207234 gene encoding metabotropic glutamate receptor 2-like, translated to MKRRRPGSHKTKSNEQKLDQPSHIRSRKFIMSHHGCCSRFKCWTLLLMMMPLMAISRMQSLNSQPPFNFTWPAKKAADMEGDLILGGLMMIHERQDDITCGPVMPQGGIQALETMLFTIDQINPNLSSTAGFTIGAHILDDCDKDTYGLEQAVAFIKGSISNIDDTNYKCIDGTVPDVRNKVISGVVGASSSVTSIQVANLLRLFKIPQVSFFSSSPELSNKQRFEYFTRTIPSDHHQVMAIVQMIRFLKWSYISILYEESTYGIKAFEELEVLLAKNNICIAVKERLVKDSGVAGEAAYNGIVHKLNSKPKAKGVIIFGSDQEVSGVMRAVRRNNLTANFNWIGSDGWAGRLLVSEGNEPEVEGTLAFLPQAHPVRGFDNYFLSLTPQNNKRNPWFIEFWENHFQCRYPSSSPTPYNQDWDRTCTGQEQLTPEGTEFEGQLQYVSDAVMAFANAFKDMHQTVCHGRRGLCKDMVPIDGSELLKYLRRVEFTGLSGDRFQFDEYGDGPARYDLIHFKQVSPGRYRWQRIGEYHSGQLKLDTNEELRFRGDQATPPESICSHPCNASQAKKYVEGEGCCWTCVECVLYQIRNPDDETQCFACPLGTLPNVERSQCLTIPEVYLRPDSGWAIGAMSFSAVGIALTFTVLGVFLRHNDTPVVRASGRELSYVLLSGILLCYMVSFLFVLRPTDVVCGVQQTAIGLCFSVVYAALFTKTNRIARIFRGGKKSAGRPGLISPKSQLAICGGLVAIQGLILLALLWVSPSVAKHVHPTREDNLLVCSSFTDASYMMAFAYPILLILLCTVYAVVTRKIPAAFNESKYIGFTMYTTCVIWLAFVPIYFSTASHLPLRITSMSVTISLSATVTLACLFSPKLYIIIFHPERNVRQALTMPTTKLSFRNKKNSNNQSSNNGTNKTESAKGLSTSSAVQNQLSPTSQQIQSQLPQTENDQEENEGDLTVKMMSTTGTITVSRIQLKD